The proteins below come from a single Rhizobium sp. BT04 genomic window:
- a CDS encoding L,D-transpeptidase encodes MNFLRRVFPIAGLVIAVASLSGCNILIPDVAADSPARFVQETSPVFYQPPGVDPRRVRPIPDQPVPQTRELYKTQFHQTYGLPVTNPVHMAMYGELRDADFTLPAIPISRVQPQFLRQEVDYQTTERPGTVVVDTKARFLYFVEGNGKAMRYGVGLGRDGYAWSGRGTIQWKQKWPRWTPSVEMVSRQPEVRPFGAENGGMNPGLMNPLGARAMYIFKDGQDTLYRIHGTPDWQSIGKATSSGCVRMLNQDVVDLYDRVPAKAEIVVM; translated from the coding sequence ATGAATTTTCTGCGCCGGGTCTTCCCGATTGCCGGGCTGGTGATCGCAGTTGCGTCGCTCAGCGGCTGCAACATCCTCATTCCCGATGTCGCCGCCGATTCGCCGGCCCGCTTCGTTCAGGAAACCTCGCCGGTCTTCTATCAGCCGCCCGGCGTCGATCCGCGCCGGGTGCGGCCGATCCCAGATCAGCCGGTGCCGCAGACGCGTGAGCTCTACAAGACCCAGTTCCACCAGACCTACGGCCTGCCGGTCACCAATCCCGTGCACATGGCGATGTATGGCGAGCTGCGCGACGCGGATTTCACCCTGCCGGCGATCCCGATCAGCCGCGTGCAGCCGCAGTTCCTGCGCCAGGAGGTCGATTACCAGACGACCGAGCGGCCCGGCACCGTGGTCGTCGATACCAAGGCGCGTTTTCTCTATTTCGTCGAGGGCAACGGCAAGGCGATGCGCTACGGCGTCGGGCTCGGCCGCGACGGTTACGCCTGGTCAGGGCGCGGCACCATTCAATGGAAGCAGAAATGGCCGCGCTGGACGCCATCGGTCGAAATGGTCTCGCGCCAGCCTGAGGTTCGCCCCTTCGGAGCGGAGAATGGCGGCATGAATCCGGGGCTGATGAACCCGCTCGGCGCCCGCGCCATGTATATCTTCAAGGACGGGCAGGACACGCTTTACCGCATCCACGGCACGCCCGACTGGCAGTCGATCGGCAAGGCCACCTCGTCTGGCTGCGTGCGCATGCTGAACCAGGACGTCGTCGATCTCTACGACCGCGTTCCCGCCAAGGCCGAGATCGTTGTGATGTAG
- the rpsU gene encoding 30S ribosomal protein S21: protein MQVLVRDNNVDQALRVLKKKMQREGLFREMKARSAFEKPSEKRAREKAEAIRRQRKLARKKLQREGLLPAPKKVLRAR from the coding sequence TTGCAGGTTCTCGTCAGGGATAACAATGTCGATCAGGCGCTCCGCGTGCTCAAGAAGAAGATGCAGCGGGAAGGCCTGTTCCGGGAAATGAAGGCGCGCAGCGCCTTTGAGAAGCCGTCCGAGAAGCGCGCCCGCGAAAAGGCCGAGGCCATTCGCCGCCAGCGCAAGCTCGCCCGCAAGAAGCTGCAGCGCGAAGGTCTGCTGCCGGCGCCGAAGAAGGTTCTCCGCGCCCGCTAA
- a CDS encoding VOC family protein, with product MSETHGKFIWCELMTPDTSAAAKFYSSVVGWTTSEMKMEGMPPYTIFEANGIGVAGLMEFPGELEGKGIPPNWTGYVDVDDVDQSAKDFAANGGSVRRPPEDIPAIGRFAVVADPGGAVLCIMTPAPMEKPMPELAFDAPGNIGWHELYAGNGKDAVSFYSKLFGWTKDSEMDMGPMGVYYLFARNGRQIGGMMTKPDNMPMPFWCYYFIVPAIDAAIERVTSGGGKVVHGPMEVPGGSWIIQATDPQGAFFCLVAPKR from the coding sequence ATGTCTGAGACGCATGGAAAGTTCATCTGGTGCGAGTTGATGACCCCCGACACATCGGCTGCGGCGAAATTCTACAGCTCGGTCGTCGGCTGGACGACCTCCGAAATGAAAATGGAGGGCATGCCGCCCTATACGATCTTCGAGGCGAACGGCATCGGCGTCGCCGGCCTGATGGAATTTCCGGGCGAACTCGAGGGGAAGGGCATTCCGCCGAACTGGACGGGTTATGTCGACGTCGACGACGTCGATCAGTCGGCCAAGGATTTTGCCGCCAATGGCGGTTCGGTCCGCCGTCCGCCGGAAGACATCCCGGCCATCGGCCGCTTCGCCGTCGTCGCCGATCCGGGCGGCGCGGTGCTCTGCATCATGACGCCGGCGCCGATGGAGAAGCCCATGCCGGAACTGGCCTTCGACGCGCCCGGCAATATCGGCTGGCATGAACTCTATGCCGGCAACGGCAAGGACGCTGTCTCCTTCTATTCCAAGCTGTTCGGCTGGACGAAGGACAGCGAAATGGACATGGGTCCGATGGGCGTCTACTACCTCTTCGCTCGCAATGGCCGGCAGATCGGCGGCATGATGACCAAGCCTGACAATATGCCGATGCCCTTCTGGTGCTATTATTTCATCGTGCCGGCGATCGATGCCGCGATCGAACGCGTCACCTCAGGCGGCGGCAAGGTCGTCCACGGCCCGATGGAAGTCCCCGGCGGCAGCTGGATCATCCAGGCCACCGACCCGCAGGGTGCCTTTTTCTGCCTGGTGGCGCCGAAGCGATAG
- a CDS encoding MarR family winged helix-turn-helix transcriptional regulator codes for MMDMKAQTVKTMEIPQEEKRLEKQLCFAVYATAHAFTRAYKPILDRVGLTYPQYLVMLVLWERGELPVKTIGEQLDLDSGTLSPLLKRLEQSGLIKRIRDLRDERQVIVSLTPGGEAMKGEIDTIMTAIGQAAGCTLKEMAEMRDMLHRLRGNLGRAGTGG; via the coding sequence ATGATGGATATGAAAGCGCAAACGGTAAAGACCATGGAGATACCGCAGGAGGAAAAGCGACTGGAAAAGCAGTTGTGCTTCGCGGTCTATGCGACGGCGCATGCCTTCACCCGCGCCTACAAGCCGATCCTCGACAGGGTCGGCCTGACCTATCCGCAATATCTGGTGATGCTGGTACTGTGGGAACGCGGCGAACTGCCGGTGAAGACGATCGGCGAGCAGTTGGATCTTGATTCCGGCACGCTGTCGCCGCTGTTGAAACGGCTGGAGCAGAGCGGGCTGATCAAGCGCATCCGCGACCTGCGCGACGAACGGCAGGTGATCGTGTCACTGACCCCTGGAGGTGAGGCGATGAAGGGCGAGATCGATACGATCATGACGGCGATCGGCCAGGCCGCCGGCTGCACGCTTAAGGAAATGGCCGAGATGCGCGACATGCTGCATCGGCTGCGGGGCAATCTCGGGCGGGCCGGCACGGGCGGCTGA
- a CDS encoding thioredoxin family protein codes for MQNDVVSREEWLEARRALLAKEKEATRLRDSVNAARLALPWVKVDKDYLFESPEGRKSLADLFDGRSQLLIYHFMLGPDWDAGCTGCSFLSDHVDGALPHLNHHDVTWVAVSRAPLDKIAAYKQRMGWKFPWVSSFGTDFNFDYHVSFSPEDLAKDKVFYNFTPMQPADANDELPGLSAFYRNDKGEIFHTYSSYARGPEELIGTLMILDRAPKGRNEDSTMNFVRRHDEYQEAPKAPSCCH; via the coding sequence ATGCAGAATGACGTTGTTTCCCGCGAGGAGTGGCTCGAGGCCCGCCGTGCCCTGCTGGCAAAGGAGAAGGAGGCGACGCGGCTGCGCGACAGCGTCAACGCCGCCCGTCTGGCGCTGCCCTGGGTAAAGGTCGACAAGGATTATCTCTTCGAATCGCCCGAGGGCAGGAAGTCGCTCGCCGATCTCTTCGACGGTCGCAGCCAGCTGCTGATCTATCATTTCATGCTCGGCCCGGATTGGGATGCCGGCTGTACCGGCTGCTCCTTCCTGTCGGATCATGTCGATGGCGCCCTGCCGCATCTGAACCATCATGATGTCACCTGGGTCGCCGTTTCGCGCGCGCCGCTCGACAAGATCGCTGCCTATAAACAGCGCATGGGTTGGAAATTTCCCTGGGTCTCTTCCTTCGGCACCGATTTCAATTTCGATTATCACGTTTCTTTTAGCCCCGAGGATCTTGCCAAAGACAAGGTCTTCTACAATTTCACGCCTATGCAGCCGGCTGATGCCAATGACGAACTGCCGGGCCTCAGCGCTTTCTACCGCAACGACAAGGGCGAGATCTTCCATACCTATTCGAGTTATGCCCGCGGGCCGGAAGAACTGATCGGCACCCTGATGATCCTCGATCGCGCGCCGAAGGGCCGCAACGAGGACAGCACGATGAATTTCGTGCGCCGCCACGACGAATACCAGGAGGCCCCGAAGGCGCCATCCTGCTGTCACTGA
- a CDS encoding cold-shock protein, with the protein MGRPNYKVGDMIVLKSGLTRTAKADKRCRISSILPNDHGHVQYRVQFDAENFERRITEADIDTGETPSRISPEAAAKADSAEPWLKFSSIRTGK; encoded by the coding sequence ATGGGCAGACCAAACTATAAAGTCGGCGACATGATCGTGCTGAAATCCGGCCTCACCCGCACGGCGAAAGCCGACAAGCGGTGCCGGATCTCCAGCATCTTGCCCAACGACCACGGGCATGTGCAGTATCGCGTCCAGTTCGACGCGGAGAATTTCGAACGCCGCATCACTGAGGCCGACATCGATACCGGGGAAACGCCATCCAGGATTTCTCCCGAGGCAGCAGCCAAGGCCGACAGCGCCGAACCCTGGCTGAAGTTTTCGAGCATCCGGACGGGCAAGTAG
- a CDS encoding MarR family winged helix-turn-helix transcriptional regulator yields the protein MSNSIEIPFSTTLLVRDTCLCLHVQRAARALARLFDDALRPAGLTNGQFSLMMSLNRPEPPPMGPVAALLAMDQTTLTAALKPLQRKGWVDVMENPRDRRGRLLSLTAEGKAVLARALPIWESTHAMIDGKLPDGSVARLRQDLQALS from the coding sequence ATGTCAAATTCGATCGAGATTCCCTTTTCCACGACGCTGTTGGTGCGCGACACCTGCCTCTGCCTGCATGTGCAGCGGGCAGCGCGTGCGCTTGCCCGGCTGTTCGACGATGCGCTGAGGCCGGCCGGGCTGACCAACGGGCAGTTTTCGCTGATGATGTCGCTGAACCGGCCGGAGCCACCGCCAATGGGGCCGGTCGCCGCACTGCTCGCCATGGACCAGACGACGCTGACGGCGGCGCTGAAGCCGTTGCAGCGCAAGGGCTGGGTTGATGTGATGGAGAACCCGAGGGACAGGCGCGGCCGGCTGCTGAGCCTCACCGCTGAGGGCAAGGCGGTGTTGGCGAGAGCGCTGCCGATCTGGGAAAGCACGCATGCGATGATCGACGGAAAGCTGCCGGATGGCAGCGTCGCAAGGCTGCGGCAGGATCTGCAGGCGCTGTCATGA
- a CDS encoding S9 family peptidase codes for MSSRELNSFFLQRRAVLAGIAGALVLPQMAAAFDVPDEPRLAKHDYAQVRHHFRTKLLQKGPAPDKYEPLAAPADAEKIFYRSGYGGELELAAWVSKYKRERAPKPAVLFLHGGNAMGIGHWQLMKPYMDAGYVVMMPSLRGENGQMGNFSGFYDEVDDVLAATERLAHLPGVDSQRLFIAGHSIGGTLTMLTAMSTHKFRAAAPISGNPNAFRFFSRYPQDIRFDDSNAHEFEVRSALCYAQSFKCPVRVVHGTEEAHFNDRADLLARRARAAGIHIETDTVAGNHTSALPAEIEQSIRFFHGVAA; via the coding sequence ATGAGCTCGCGTGAACTAAATTCCTTTTTCCTTCAGCGCCGTGCAGTGCTTGCCGGTATCGCCGGTGCACTCGTCCTGCCGCAAATGGCCGCCGCTTTCGATGTCCCGGATGAACCGCGGCTTGCCAAGCATGACTACGCCCAGGTCCGCCACCATTTCCGCACGAAGCTGTTGCAGAAGGGCCCGGCGCCCGACAAATACGAGCCGCTGGCAGCGCCTGCCGATGCCGAGAAAATCTTTTACCGTTCCGGTTACGGCGGCGAGCTGGAGCTTGCGGCCTGGGTTTCCAAATACAAGCGCGAGCGCGCGCCCAAGCCCGCCGTGCTCTTCCTGCACGGCGGCAACGCCATGGGCATCGGCCACTGGCAGTTGATGAAGCCCTATATGGATGCCGGCTACGTCGTGATGATGCCGTCGCTGCGCGGCGAAAACGGCCAGATGGGCAATTTCTCCGGCTTCTATGACGAAGTCGACGATGTGCTTGCCGCCACCGAGCGCCTGGCGCACCTGCCGGGCGTCGATTCCCAGCGCCTGTTCATCGCCGGCCATAGCATCGGCGGCACGCTCACCATGCTGACGGCGATGAGCACCCATAAATTCCGCGCCGCCGCGCCGATTTCGGGCAATCCCAATGCCTTCCGCTTCTTCAGCCGCTATCCCCAGGATATCCGCTTCGACGACAGCAATGCGCATGAATTCGAGGTGCGGTCGGCGCTGTGTTATGCCCAGAGCTTCAAATGCCCGGTCCGTGTTGTCCACGGCACCGAAGAGGCCCATTTCAACGACCGCGCCGATCTGCTCGCCCGCCGCGCCCGCGCCGCCGGCATCCATATCGAGACCGACACCGTCGCCGGCAATCACACCTCCGCGCTGCCGGCCGAGATCGAACAGAGCATCCGCTTCTTCCACGGGGTGGCGGCCTGA
- a CDS encoding ABC-F family ATP-binding cassette domain-containing protein → MTLINIRNLGVTLGNPLFSKLNLVVNTGDRIGLVAANGRGKSTLLACITGALEPSEGEITKARGLTVGHVAQNVPPGLFDTPFYDAVLQALPADQAESESWRVDVVLESLEVPEVMRGRPLKQLSGGWQRLAMLARTWVSEPDVLLLDEPTNHLDLEKIARLEGWLNALPRDVPVILSSHDRAFLDATTNRTLFLRPEQSPVFALPYTRARATLDEADASEARRYERDMKVAEQLRKQAAKLNNIGINSGSDLLVVKTKQLRQRAEKLEDAAKPAHLERSAGAIRLSNRGTHAKVLVTLEDAAVTTPDGTLLFRTGRQFICQGDRIVLLGLNGAGKSRLISMLKRAIETPETVRDGIKATPSLVLGYGDQALADLTDTDTPIGTIIRRFDVGDQRARALLVGAGMTIDMQAKPIGQLSGGQKARLGMLVLRLTEPNFYLLDEPTNHLDIEGQEALESELMAHEASCLLVSHDRSFVRAVGNRFWFIEKKRLVEVENPEGFFASVG, encoded by the coding sequence ATGACTCTCATCAATATCCGCAATCTCGGCGTGACGCTGGGCAATCCGTTGTTTTCCAAGCTCAATCTCGTCGTCAACACGGGCGACCGCATCGGCCTCGTCGCCGCCAACGGGCGAGGGAAATCGACGCTGCTTGCCTGCATCACCGGCGCGCTGGAGCCGAGCGAGGGCGAGATCACCAAGGCGCGCGGGCTGACCGTCGGCCATGTCGCGCAAAATGTGCCGCCCGGGCTTTTCGACACGCCGTTCTACGATGCGGTGCTGCAGGCGCTGCCGGCCGATCAGGCCGAAAGCGAAAGCTGGCGCGTCGACGTGGTGCTGGAATCGCTCGAGGTGCCTGAGGTGATGCGCGGCCGGCCGCTGAAACAGCTGAGCGGCGGCTGGCAGCGGCTGGCCATGCTGGCCCGCACCTGGGTGAGCGAGCCCGACGTGCTCTTGCTCGACGAGCCGACCAACCATCTCGATCTCGAAAAGATCGCCCGGCTCGAAGGCTGGCTGAATGCGCTGCCGCGCGACGTGCCGGTCATCCTGTCCAGCCACGACCGCGCCTTCCTGGATGCAACGACCAACCGGACGCTCTTTCTGCGGCCGGAGCAATCGCCGGTCTTCGCCCTGCCCTACACCCGGGCACGCGCCACACTCGATGAGGCCGATGCCTCCGAGGCGCGGCGCTACGAGCGCGACATGAAGGTGGCCGAGCAACTGCGCAAGCAAGCGGCGAAGCTCAACAATATCGGCATCAATTCCGGCAGCGACCTGCTCGTCGTCAAGACGAAGCAGTTGAGACAGCGGGCGGAAAAACTCGAGGATGCGGCAAAACCGGCGCATCTGGAGCGCTCGGCCGGCGCCATCCGGCTTTCCAACCGCGGCACGCATGCCAAGGTGCTGGTGACGCTGGAAGACGCGGCGGTGACGACGCCTGACGGGACGCTGCTCTTCCGGACCGGCCGGCAATTCATCTGCCAGGGCGACCGCATCGTGCTGCTGGGCCTCAACGGCGCCGGCAAGTCACGGCTGATCTCGATGCTGAAGAGGGCGATCGAAACGCCGGAGACGGTGCGGGACGGCATCAAGGCGACACCGTCGCTGGTTCTCGGCTACGGCGACCAGGCGCTTGCCGATCTCACCGACACCGACACGCCGATCGGCACGATCATCCGCCGTTTCGATGTCGGCGACCAGCGGGCGCGTGCCTTGCTGGTTGGGGCGGGCATGACGATCGACATGCAGGCAAAACCGATCGGCCAGCTTTCCGGCGGGCAGAAGGCGCGGCTCGGCATGCTGGTGCTGAGGCTGACGGAACCGAACTTCTACCTGCTCGACGAGCCGACCAACCATCTCGACATCGAGGGGCAGGAAGCGCTGGAGAGCGAGTTGATGGCGCACGAGGCGAGCTGCCTGCTGGTATCGCACGACCGCAGCTTCGTGCGGGCGGTCGGCAACCGGTTCTGGTTTATCGAGAAGAAGCGGTTGGTAGAAGTCGAGAACCCGGAAGGGTTCTTTGCTTCGGTGGGATAG
- a CDS encoding cisplatin damage response ATP-dependent DNA ligase gives MKAFADLLDRLVLTPSRNGKLKLLTDYFRDTPDPDRGYGLAAIAGTLEVRNVKPAMLRELVLERMDEVLFRYSYDYVGDLAETISLVWDNERDIDRSALSQPRLGEVVTGMNALGRTEVRGFVRDLLDRLDASGRFAFIKLATGAMRIGVSARLAKQALADLGGKDVTEIETLWHGLQPPYEALFAWLAGGGEKPVLATPAIFHSVMLANAVEEGDLTGLDPADYAAEWKWDGIRVQLSRSGDRRKIYSRSGDDISGAFPDILEAISFSGVVDGELLVGGTARSNSPTRTFSDLQQRLNRKTVTAKMLADYPAFIRSYDLLFDGEEDVRGRAYIDRRARLAEIIDRAPHDRFDLSPLVPFSAWDELDALRAAPPDPVIEGVMIKRRDSIYQAGRMKGPWFKWKRNPYNVDAVLMYAQRGHGKRSSYYSDFTFGVWADDEDGEQLVPVGKAYFGFTDAELEVLDKFVRNNTTERFGPVRAVRADKDFGFVVEVAFEGINRSTRHKSGVAMRFPRIARLRPDKPTYEADRLRTLIAMIDAKPP, from the coding sequence ATGAAAGCCTTCGCCGATCTCCTCGACCGCCTGGTCCTCACCCCCAGCCGCAACGGCAAGCTGAAGCTGCTGACCGATTATTTCCGCGACACGCCGGACCCCGACCGCGGCTACGGCCTTGCCGCCATCGCCGGCACGCTGGAGGTGCGCAACGTCAAGCCGGCCATGCTGCGCGAGCTGGTGCTGGAGCGCATGGACGAGGTGCTGTTTCGCTATTCCTACGATTATGTCGGCGATCTCGCCGAAACCATTTCGCTCGTCTGGGACAATGAGCGGGATATCGACCGTTCGGCCCTATCCCAGCCGCGTCTCGGCGAGGTCGTCACCGGCATGAATGCGCTCGGCCGCACCGAAGTGCGCGGCTTCGTCCGCGATCTGCTCGACCGGCTGGATGCCTCCGGCCGCTTCGCCTTCATCAAGCTGGCGACCGGCGCCATGCGCATCGGCGTTTCCGCTCGCCTCGCCAAGCAGGCGCTGGCCGATCTCGGCGGCAAGGACGTCACCGAGATCGAAACCCTCTGGCACGGACTGCAGCCGCCCTACGAGGCGCTGTTTGCATGGCTGGCTGGGGGCGGCGAGAAACCGGTCCTCGCCACACCGGCAATCTTCCATTCCGTCATGCTCGCCAATGCGGTGGAGGAGGGGGATCTCACGGGTCTCGACCCGGCCGACTACGCCGCCGAATGGAAATGGGACGGCATCCGCGTCCAGCTCTCGCGCTCCGGCGACAGGCGCAAGATCTATTCCCGCTCCGGCGACGATATTTCAGGCGCCTTTCCCGACATCCTCGAGGCGATCAGTTTTTCCGGCGTCGTCGATGGCGAGCTGCTGGTTGGCGGCACCGCCCGCTCCAACAGCCCGACGCGCACCTTCTCCGACCTGCAGCAGCGCCTGAACCGCAAGACGGTGACGGCAAAGATGCTGGCCGACTACCCCGCCTTCATCCGCAGCTATGACCTGCTCTTCGACGGTGAGGAGGATGTTCGCGGCCGCGCCTATATCGATCGCCGCGCGCGCCTCGCCGAGATCATCGACCGCGCTCCGCACGACCGTTTCGACCTCTCTCCGCTCGTGCCTTTTTCGGCCTGGGACGAGCTCGACGCGCTGCGCGCGGCCCCGCCCGATCCGGTCATCGAGGGCGTGATGATCAAGCGCCGCGACAGCATCTATCAGGCCGGCCGGATGAAGGGCCCCTGGTTCAAGTGGAAGCGCAATCCGTATAATGTCGATGCGGTGCTGATGTATGCCCAGCGCGGCCACGGCAAGCGCTCCAGCTATTATTCCGATTTCACCTTCGGTGTCTGGGCCGATGACGAGGACGGCGAGCAACTGGTGCCGGTGGGAAAGGCCTATTTCGGCTTCACCGATGCCGAACTCGAAGTGCTCGACAAATTCGTGCGCAACAACACGACCGAGCGTTTCGGTCCGGTGCGGGCGGTGCGCGCCGACAAGGACTTCGGCTTCGTCGTCGAAGTGGCCTTCGAAGGCATTAACCGCTCGACCCGGCATAAATCGGGTGTCGCCATGCGCTTCCCCCGCATCGCCCGCCTTCGCCCCGACAAGCCGACTTACGAGGCCGACCGGCTGCGCACGCTGATCGCCATGATCGACGCCAAGCCGCCGTGA
- a CDS encoding cold-shock protein — MNSGVVKWFNGTKGFGFIQPDDGSTDVFVHISAVERAGMRELVEGQKIRYDLVRDKKSGKNSADNLQAA, encoded by the coding sequence ATGAATTCAGGCGTCGTCAAGTGGTTCAATGGCACCAAGGGTTTTGGTTTTATTCAGCCCGATGATGGTTCTACGGACGTTTTTGTCCATATTTCAGCGGTCGAACGCGCCGGCATGCGCGAACTCGTTGAAGGTCAGAAGATCCGTTACGATCTCGTCCGCGACAAGAAGTCGGGCAAGAATTCGGCCGACAACCTTCAGGCCGCATGA
- a CDS encoding L,D-transpeptidase, whose translation MSFDRHLSRRSFLSFSALTAASALTGCASSANTVTSGDTTIIYRSPMRLFQSPAASSVPSGPELAVMYGPVEDGGFLIPAVPYEQIDPRYYRQRVVDPTGQPPGTIVVDTPSRFLYLVQADGMAMRYGVGIGREGFAWQGSGVIQWRQKWPRWKPPNEMVARQPELVKYSIDNGGMEPGLKNPLGARALYIFSNGEDTLYRLHGNPDWRSIGKAVSSGCVRLMNQDIIDLYDRVPTKAPIVVLQ comes from the coding sequence ATGAGCTTCGATAGACATCTTTCCCGCCGCAGCTTCCTTTCCTTTTCGGCGTTGACCGCAGCCTCCGCGCTCACCGGCTGCGCCTCCTCAGCCAATACGGTAACATCGGGCGATACGACGATCATCTACCGTTCGCCCATGCGCCTGTTCCAGTCCCCGGCTGCGTCGAGCGTGCCGAGCGGGCCTGAGCTTGCCGTCATGTATGGCCCGGTTGAGGATGGCGGCTTCCTCATTCCCGCCGTTCCTTACGAGCAGATCGATCCGCGCTATTATCGCCAGCGTGTCGTCGATCCCACCGGCCAGCCGCCCGGCACCATCGTCGTCGATACGCCGTCGCGCTTCCTCTATCTCGTCCAGGCCGACGGCATGGCGATGCGCTACGGCGTCGGCATCGGCCGCGAGGGCTTCGCTTGGCAGGGCTCGGGCGTCATCCAGTGGCGTCAGAAATGGCCGCGCTGGAAGCCGCCGAACGAGATGGTCGCCCGCCAGCCGGAATTGGTCAAATATTCGATCGACAACGGCGGCATGGAGCCGGGCCTGAAAAACCCGCTGGGTGCCCGTGCGCTCTATATCTTCTCGAATGGCGAGGATACGCTCTACCGCCTGCACGGCAATCCCGACTGGCGCTCGATCGGCAAGGCCGTCTCGTCGGGCTGCGTCAGGCTCATGAACCAGGACATCATCGATCTCTACGACCGCGTTCCGACAAAGGCCCCGATCGTCGTCTTGCAGTGA
- a CDS encoding DUF1579 domain-containing protein, producing MMKTAEVLKEHSFLERLIGDWTVTAPDMSGGEPWTETVRSLHGIWFIAEGTGRMPDGKEATSILTLGYNAAKGKYVGNWIGSMMDYMWVYEGELDASGNVLDLYTTGPAFDGEGLADYREQIIFVDADHRTFVSSAKQPDGAWKQFMEAHYARRI from the coding sequence ATGATGAAGACCGCTGAAGTGCTGAAGGAACATTCCTTCCTGGAAAGACTGATCGGCGACTGGACCGTCACCGCACCCGACATGAGTGGCGGCGAGCCCTGGACCGAGACCGTCCGCTCGCTGCACGGCATCTGGTTCATCGCCGAGGGAACCGGCCGCATGCCGGACGGCAAGGAGGCCACCAGCATCCTGACGCTCGGCTACAACGCCGCAAAGGGCAAGTATGTCGGCAACTGGATCGGCAGCATGATGGACTATATGTGGGTCTATGAGGGCGAGCTCGACGCGTCAGGCAATGTGCTGGACCTTTATACGACAGGGCCTGCCTTCGACGGCGAGGGCCTTGCCGATTACCGCGAGCAGATCATCTTCGTCGATGCCGATCACCGCACCTTCGTCTCCAGCGCCAAGCAGCCGGATGGCGCCTGGAAGCAGTTCATGGAAGCGCATTACGCCCGCAGGATCTGA
- a CDS encoding organic hydroperoxide resistance protein, translating into MPILYTTKASATGGRAGRAVSENGVLDVTLTVPKELGGDGATGTNPEQLFAAGYSACFLGALKFVAGQQKVKIPEDTTVSAKVGIGPREDGTGFGIEVALTVDIPGLDRETAEKLAAAAHIVCPYSHAMRTSTEVPVTVA; encoded by the coding sequence ATGCCTATTCTCTATACGACCAAAGCCTCTGCCACCGGCGGCCGCGCAGGCCGCGCCGTTTCCGAAAACGGCGTTCTGGACGTGACGCTGACCGTTCCCAAGGAGCTCGGCGGCGACGGCGCCACCGGCACCAATCCCGAACAGCTCTTTGCTGCCGGCTACTCCGCCTGCTTCCTTGGTGCCCTGAAATTTGTCGCGGGCCAGCAGAAGGTCAAGATTCCCGAAGACACAACGGTCTCCGCCAAGGTCGGCATCGGCCCGCGTGAAGATGGAACCGGCTTCGGCATCGAAGTGGCGCTGACGGTTGACATTCCGGGTCTCGACCGCGAAACGGCTGAAAAGCTCGCAGCCGCAGCCCATATCGTCTGCCCCTACAGCCACGCCATGCGCACCTCGACCGAGGTTCCGGTCACGGTCGCCTGA